In the genome of Streptomyces sp. NBC_00433, the window GCCACGGCTCCCGCGGGTTCGCCCGCGGCGGCCGAGGAGGCGGCCGTCATGGTCGTCGCCGCCGAGGCGCCGGCCGCTCCGGCGGTCGCCGCGCTGCCCGAGCCCGAGGTCTCCACCGAGCCGCCGGCCCGCGCACGGCGCCGCGCGACCCGCAAGGTGACCGCGCCCGCGGGTTCGCCCGCGGCGGGAGAGGACACGGAGATCGTCGTGGCCGCGGCCGAGCCCGCTGCCGCGGAGGAGGCCGAGCCTAAGAAGCGGGCGCCCCGCAAGGCCCCCGCCAAGAAGGCGGCGGCCAAGAAGACGGCGACGAAGAAGGCTGCCGCCAAGAAGTCGGCGGCGAAGAAGCCTGCCGCGAAGAAGTCCACAACCTCCGCGGAGTAATCCGCCCCTCAACCCCCGCGCCCCCGGCCCACCCCGGGGCCGCGGGGGTCCCCCGTTGCGCCGGGGGCACGCTTCCCGTCCGCGGGCCCGCATCTGATCTGCGGCTGGCGCCGCGTGGCCCCTCTGCGTTGGTGGGTGCCCCCCAGGGGCGCGGGGCTGCATCTGATCTGCGGCCGGCGCCGCGTGGGCGCTGCTGCGTAGGGCGGCGCCCTACAGGGGCGCCTGGGGGCACCCCCAAGCGCCCCTGAGGGGCACCCCCTGACGCAAGGGGACCGCAGAAGCGGCGCCCCCCGAGGGGGCACCCTCATACGCAAGGGGACCGCGGACACCGCGCCCCGGTGGGGCACCCCCTCGCGCGGGGGGACCGGGGCCCCGGGGCCACCCGGGGGGATTTGACCCGGCCGGAGGCGCTACGTAAAGTTGAGCTTCGGCGTTTCTGCGCCTATCTCCTGAGCACGTTCCTCCCGGTCAGCCGGGAGAGGCCCCCCGCGTGAGACATGGGACGGCTGGCATCAGGGGTCCGAATCGAGCAGAGAGTGAGTTCAACGTGTACGCGATCGTGCGTAGCGGTGGCCGCCAGCACAAGGTGGCCATCGGCGACATCGTCGAGGTCGACAAGATTCCCACCGGCAAGGTCGGCGACGCCGTCGAGCTCTCGACGCTGCTCGTGGTGGACGGCGAAGCCGTCACCAGCGACCCGTGGGTGCTGGCCGGGATCAAGGTCGAGGCCGAGATCGTCGATCACCACAAGGGCCAGAAGATCGACATCCTGCGTTACAAGAACAAGACCGGTTACCGCCGTCGCCAGGGTCACCGCCAGCAGTACACGGCGCTGAAGATCACTGGCATCCCCGCCGCGGCTGCGAAGTAAGGGACTGAGGAGAGATGGCACACAAGAAGGGCGCATCGTCCACCCGGAACGGTCGCGACTCCAACGCTCAGCGGCTCGGCGTCAAGCGCTTCGGCGGCCAGGTCGTCAACGCAGGTGAGATCATCGTCCGCCAGCGCGGCACCCACTTCCACCCCGGCTCCGGCGTCGGCATCGGCAAGGACGACACGCTGTTCGCGCTGTCGGCCGGTGCGGTCGAGTTCGGCACGAAGCGCGGTCGTCGCGTCGTGAACATCGTTCCGGCTGCCTGAACGGCACGCTGAGAGCTTTCCGAGGGCGGACTCGCTTCCCGGTATACGGGAAGCGGGGCCGCCCTCGGCGCGTTATGACTGCGCGTGAATGCGCGCAGACCCGCATGTATCTGGAGGAAACGCCATGACCACCTTCGTGGACCGCGTCGAATTGCATGTCGGCGCGGGTAACGGGGGCCACGGCTGCGCCTCCGTGCACCGGGAGAAGTTCAAGCCGCTGGGCGGCCCCGACGGCGGCAACGGCGGCCGCGGCGGCGACGTGGTCCTGGTCGTCGACCAGGACATCACGACGCTGCTCGACTACCACCACAGCCCGCACCGCAAGGCCACCAACGGCAAGCCGGGGGAGGGCGGCAACCGCTCCGGCAAGGACGGTACGGACCTGGTGCTGCCGGTGCCGGACGGCACGGTCGTGATGGACAAGCACGGCAATGTGCTGGCCGACCTGGTCGGCCAGGGCACCACCTATGTCGCCGGGCAGGGCGGCCGCGGCGGCCTGGGCAATGCGGCGCTGGCCTCGGCCCGCCGCAAGGCGCCGGGCTTCGCGCTGCTGGGTGAGCCGGGTATCGCGCGAGACGTGGTGCTCGAACTGAAGACGGTGGCGGACGTGGCGCTGGTGGGCTACCCCAGCGCCGGCAAGTCCTCGCTGATCTCGGTGCTCTCGGCGGCGAAGCCGAAGATCGCGGACTACCCCTTCACCACGCTGGTGCCGAACCTCGGCGTGGTGACCGCGGGTTCGACCGTCTACACGATCGCCGACGTGCCCGGACTGATCCCCGGCGCCAGCGAGGGGCGGGGCCTGGGGCTGGAGTTCCTGCGGCACGTGGAGCGCTGCTCGGTGCTCGTGCACGTCCTGGACACCGCGACGCTGGAGTCCGACCGCGACCCGGCCACCGACCTGGACGTGATCGAGGCGGAGCTGCGGGCGTACGGCGCCGGTCTGGAGGACCGGCCGCGGATCGTGGTGCTCAACAAGATCGACGTGCCCGACGGGCGCGACCTGGCCGAGATCATCAGGCCCGAGCTGGAGTCACGCGGCTACCAGGTCTTCGAGGTCTCCGCGGTCTCCCACGAGGGCCTGAAGGAACTGTCGTACGCCCTCGCGAAGATCGTGGCCGACACACGTGCCGCCCAGCCGGCCCAGGAGTCCACCCGGGTCGTCATCCGCCCGCAGGCCGTGGACGACGCGGGCTTCACGGTCACGGCCGAGGAGGACAACCTCTTCCGCGTCCGCGGCGAGAAGCCGGAGCGCTGGGTCCGCCAGACCGACTTCACCAACGACGAGGCAGTCGGCTACCTCGCCGACCGCCTCAACCGCCTCGGCGTCGAGACCGAACTCCTCAAGGCCGGCGCCAAGCCGGGCGACGGCGTCGCCATCGGCCCCGACGACGACGCGGTCGTCTTCGACTGGGAGCCCTCGATGGCCGCCGGCGCCGAAATGCTCGGCCGCCGCGGCGAGGACCACCGTTTCGACGCGCCTCGCGCCGCGGTGTCCCGCCGTCGCGACAGGCAGGCGGAGCGCGACGACCCGGAGGCGGAGTACCGCGACTTCGATCCGTTCGAGTGAGCACGGTGTGCGCGTTGCGGTGCCCCCGGATCCCGGACGGAGTCCGGGCAGTCGGGCGATGCCGCTGAGGCCCCTTGGGGCCGAGGCGTGCGAGGTCGGCCGTGGGGAGGTTCTGCCCACCGTTTCGACGCGCCTCGCGCCGCGGTGTCCCGCCGTCGCGACAGGCAGGCGGAGCGCGACGACCCGGAGGCGGAGTACCGCGACTTCGATCCGTTCGAGTGAGCACGGTGTGCGCGTTGCGGTGCCCCCGGATCCCGGACGGAGTCCGGGCAGTCGGGCGATGCCGCTGAGGCCCCTCGGGGCCGAGGCGTGCGAGGTCGGCCGTGGGGAGGTTCTGCCCACCGTTTCGACGCGCCTCGCGCCGCGGTGTCCCGCCGTCGCGACAAGCAGGCGGAGCGCGACGACCCGGAGGCGGAGTACCGCGACTTCGATCCGTTCGAGTATGCACGGTGCGCTCTGGACGGAGTCCGGGCCGCGCCCCGCGCGACTGAGGCCCCCTGGACGGCGTCCAGGGGGCCTCACGCGTGCCGTGCGGGGGCGGGGTCAGAAGGCCGTGGCCGGCGGGGTGTCCTTGGTCAGGATGCGGCGGGAGAGGATGTACGTGAAGGGGATCGCCGCCGCCGCGGCGACCAGGGGGGCGATCTTGTCGTTCATGTTCGCCCACTCCACGAAGGCGTAGACGCCGATGCTGGTCACCACGTAGTTCGTGATGTTGGTCAGCGGGAAGAGAAAGAACTTCTTCCACGTCGGCCGGGTGCGATAAGTGAAGTACGTGTTCAGGAAGAACGACCCGATCATGCTCAGCACGAACGCCAGTGAATACGCGGCGAAATACGGCATCACCGGATGCAGCGCCAGATAGAAGCCGTAGAAGGTCGCGGTGTTGACACCGCCGACCAGCGCGAAGCGGACGATCTGCAGGAGTTGCGGCGAGAGCCTGGGCATCGCGGCGCTCACCGGATCTCCGACCAGTCCCGCCGCTCGGAGGCGGACGGTGCCCGCTCCTCGGTGGCGGGCGCCCCTGCCTGGTCGCCGACGCGGAAGGCGCGTGGCGCGTTGGTCTCCTTGACGAGGAAGTGCGGCCGCCGCTTCGTCTCGTAGTAGATACGGCCGATGTACTCGCCGATCAGCCCGAGCATCATCATCTGCAGCCCGCCGAGGCCGGTGATGGCGACGAGCAGCGTGACGTAGCCGGGCGCGGTCGGCCCCTCGATGATCGCCTGCACGGTGATCACCGCCGCGTAGACCGCCGCGAGAGCGGCAAGGCCGAGGCCGGCGTAGATCGCCACCCGCAGCGGGCGGTTGTTGAACGAGATCAGCCCGTCCATGCCGTAGTTGACCAGCGCCCCGAAGCGCCACTTCGTCTCGCCGGCCTCGCGGGCGGCGTTGCGGTAGTCGAAGGTGACGGTGTCGAAGCCGATCCAGGAGAACAGGCCCTTGGAGAAGCGGTTGTACTCCGGCATGGACAGCAGCGCGTCCACCGCGGCCCGCGACAGCAGCCGGAAGTCGCCGACGCCGTCGGTGAGCTCGACGTCGACCCACTTGTTGATCATGCGGTAGTAGAGCCGGCTGACAGCCGAGCGCACCTTCTTGTCGCCTTCGCGGGTGCGCCGCGCGATCACCTGGTCGTGGCCGAGGTGGTGCAGCTCCAGCATCCGGGAGATCAGCTCCGGCGGGTGCTGGAGGTCGGCGTCCATCAGGACGACCGCGTCGCCGGTGGCCTCGCGCAGGCCGGCCAGCATGCCGGCCTCCTTGCCGAAATTCCGGCTGAAGGAGACGTAGCGGGTGCTGCCCGGGTTCTTCCTGGCGAGCCCGCGAAGCCTTTCGAGCGTCCCGTCCTTGCTGCCGTCGTCGACGTAGCACAACTCGTAGTCGACGGCGAGCGTCTCCAGGGTCTCCCTGATCCGCAGGTCGAAGAGCTCGATGACGGCTTCTTCGTTGTAACAGGGAACTACGATCGACAGTCGCATGAAGGTCACTTTCGGCGCCGTGCGTCAAATACGCGGTGCGGCGGCTGTAAACCGAGCCGCATATGTGATCGTCAGTGTAGGTGGGGGTGACGCGCTGCGGTGAGTGTGCGCTATGAGGTCGGCGAACGTTCAGCAAGCTGTCCGAATCGTAGTCCCAAGAATTCACCGGGCAAGGGGAACCGGGGCGGCCCCCCGGTGAACAGCCGGCGGTGAAATGGACCACATGAGGACGCTCGGCGAACGCAGGGCATACTGGGGATGTCGGCCTCGATGGCTGCGTTTGGTCCGCCGGACGGCCTCCCACCGGGGCCGTCGTTCGATGAGGAGTCGCCCGCCGTGCGTAATCCCGAGGCACCCCGGCTGCTGGGGGTCTACCGACGAGCCGTGCCGGAAAGCGCCCGCAAGGCCATCGCCTCCCGCGTCGACTCGGATCTGCGCAAGCAGGTGAAGCTCAGGATCGCCGGAGCCACCGCGGCGGCGGAGCGGGTCCGCGCCGCCCGGGTCGGCAAGCGCCACCAGGCGCTTCTCGACCGCCCCGACCGCCTGGTGATGACCGTGGGGCGGGAGCCCAAGGTCGCGCTGGTGATCCCCGGGGTGACCCCGCTGACCGCCCGCCGGGCGAATCTGGACGCGGTGCTCGACTGCCTGGAGGCGGCGGGGCTGAGCCACTTCTGCGTACGCGGCCGCTCCGAGACCGCCGCGGCCGTCGCCGTGCGCGAGGACGACCGGGAGGCGGTGCTGGCCGCGCTGACCGCGCTGTGCGCCGAGGAGCCCGGCTATGTGACGCCGGTCGCCGCCAACAACCCGGTGCCCGAGGACTCGCTGCCCGGCTACGAGCCGGCCGCCTGGCGCAAGGTCGCGGCAGCCGGCGTCTTCCGGCTCACCTGGTACCGCTGTGACGAGCACGGCAAGCTGGCGCTGGGCACCCGCTACGGCTGCGACATCGAGTTCTGGGCCGAGGAGGACGGCCGGCTGGTCGCCCCGCGGCCCGGCAAGCTCGCCGAGGACATCCCGGCCGACTCCAAGCCCGTACAGGCCGCCGAGGCCTTCTTCACCGACCTCGCGCCGCGCGACACCGGCGCGGGGCCGCTGCACGAGGTGCCCACCCGCGAGCACTTCGCGATCCACCCCACCGGCGAGGTCCGCTTCCCGGTGGACGTCGTCTACACCTGGGTCGACGGGGCCGACCCCGCCTGGCTGCGCCGCCGCGCGGACTTCTCCGGCGAGGGCTACCACGAGGAGGCCGCCAACGCGGCCCGCTACCTCAGCCGCGACGAGCTGCGCTACTCGCTGCGCTCGCTGCACATGTACGCGCCCTGGGTGCGCAAGGTCTTCCTGGTCACCGACGACCAGACGCCGTCCTGGCTGGACGCCGAGCACCCGGGCATCCAGGTGGTCAGCCACCGGGAGGTCTTCCGCTCCGCCTCGTCGCTGCCGACGTTCAACTCGCACGCCATCGAGAGCCAGCTGCACCACATAGAAGGCCTGTCCGAGCACTTCCTCTACTTCAACGACGACGTGCTGCTGGGCAACGAGGTCACACCGCAGGACTTCTTCCTCGCCAACGGCCTGACCAAGTTCTTCCCCTCGCCCGCCCTGGTGCCGCTCGGCGAGCGCACCGCGGACGACCCGCCGGTGGCGGCGGCGGGCAAGAACAACCGGCGGCTGATCGAGGAGCGCTACGGCTCGGTCCTGGTGCAGAAGATGAAGCACATGCCGCATCCGCTGCGCCGCAGCGTGCTGGCCGAGATCGAGGCGGAGTTCGCCGCCGAATACCGGCAGACCGAGTCGAGCCACTTCCGCAGCATCGACGACATCTCCATCGCCTCCTCGCTGCACCACTACTTCGCCTTCGCCACCCGCCGGGCGGTGCCGTCGGAACTGCCGTACACCTACATCGACCTGACGCACCCGTGGACCGAGACCCGGCTCGGCCGGCTGCTGGCCCGCCGCGACAAGACGGTCTTCTGCGTCAACGACACCGTGTCCACCGGTGAGGACGTCTCCGAGCAGAAGGACCTGATCACGCCGTTCCTTGAGGCGTACTTCCCGGTGCCAGGGCCCTTCGAGAAGCAGTGAGGCCCGGCACCGGACAGCGGGGCTGTCCGGTGCCGGGCCGACCGGCCGGCCCGGCGGTCAGTCCCGCTCGAAGCGGGACTTCACCGGGAAGTAGGCGTTGAGGAAGGCGTGCATCACCCGTGCCTGCTCCTCCTCCGGCACCTCCGCGTCGGGCGACTCGCCGATGCAGAAGACGTCGTAGTTGCGGGACGCCAGCATGCGGCCGAGGACCGAGTGGTGGTCGTAGTCGCCGGCGTTGACGTAGCTGCAGGAGATCGTGCCGGGCACCGAGCGGCCGGTGAGGTAGCCGTAGTGGTGGTGCAGCGACGAGGTGATGGAGATGTCGGTGTTGCCGCGGAAGGGGTTGGCCGCGGTCCTGGCCACCTCCTGCGGGTATTTCTCGGCGATCTCCGCGAGGATGCTGCGGCGCAGCGGGTGCGGCGCGTGCAGGAAGCTCTGGGTGGCGATCCGCCCGAAGGTGCCCTCCAGCAGCTTGCGGTTGTTCTTGGCCGCGGCGAAGTAGCCCTCGTCCTCGTCCGACGGCTCGGTCGGCGGTACGGCGACCGGCGACCTGAAGAACTTCCCGATGCCGTTGCTCAGGAAGAACAGCTCGGGGGAGAGCGGGCGGCCGATGAAGAAGTCGTCGTTGAGGTAGAGGAAGTGCTCAGAGAGGCCCTCGATCCGGTGGACCTGGCTCTCGATGGCGTGCGAGTTGAAGGTCGGCAGGTCGTCCTGGTCGGCGAAGATCTCCCGGTGGCTGACGACCTTCACGTCGGGGCACGAGGTGTCGAGCCAGTCGGGGACCTGGTCGTCGGTCACCAGGTAGATGTTGCGCACCCAGGGCGCGTACATCTCCAACGACCGCAGCGAGTAGCGCAGTTCGTCGCGGTTGCGGAACCTGACGTCGCCGTTGTCGGCGTCGGAGTTCTCCGCGACCTCCAGACCGCGCTCGCGGCGTACCGCGTTGCGGCGGGCCTGCCAGGCGGGGTCGTTGCCGTCCACCCAGGTGTAGACGACGTCTATCGGGTAGTCGACGTCCCACATCAGCTGCTTGGTGAACGGCGCGAGCGTCGGGTAGTCCCGCTCGCCGACCCGCAGCTTCGCGGTGGCTTCGAGGTTCGGCAGCCGGCGGCCCAGCAGGGTCGAGGCCCGGGGCGTGCTGCGCCAGCCGTCCTCCTCGTCGACGGCCCAGAATTCGAGGCTGCAGCCGTACGCGGGACCGTAGCGCAGGGTGCGGCTGTTGGTGGTCATCGGCTTGAACACCCGCAGCCCGGCCACCTCGCCGACATCCCGCAGCCGTTCGGCCAGCACCGCGCCGGGGGCGGCGCCGCGCGGGGTGATCAGCTCGGCGTAGACCGGCTTGCCGTGCAGGGCGGTGGACATGGCCTCAAGCACCCGGGAGCGCTCCTCGACCGGCACCGCGATCCGGTACTGCACGCCCTCGGCGCGCAGCAGGATGTACGGGATACCGGCGTCCTCGAGGACCTTGGCGCTTATCTCCAGGTTGGTCCTGAGCATCTGCGGCCCGTTGACGGTGTCGCTGACCTCGGCCAGCCGGCCGGCGGAGCGCACCAGGGAGCGGTCCTGCGCCTGGATGATCACCTCCCTGGCCTTCTGCTCGTCCGCGGAATTCGCCAGCGTGGACACCGGTGCGGCCACCGTGAAGTTGCGCGTGCCGCCGGCCGCCACCCGCAGGGCGGTGCGGTCGGCCCGCCGGCTCAGCCGCTTCGGGTCGTCGCGCTCGGCCACCAGGCGGTTGAAGAGCTCCTCCCAGCGGGCGGTGATCCCGTCGCCGTTGAAGCGCTCGTAGACGCCCTGGCGGGCGGCCTTGCCGAAGGCGTGCCTGGTCTCCTCGTCGCCGACCAGCCGGGCCATCGCCTCGGCGAGCAGCTCGATGTCGCCGGGCGGCACCAGCAGGCCGTCCACGTCGTGCCTGATGATCTCGGAGGGGCCGGTGACGATGTCGTACGCCACCACCGGCACACCGGCGGCGAACATCTCAAGAAGCACCAGCGGGAAGGCCTCGTTGCGCGACGGCAGCAGGCACAGGCCGGCCTTGGCCCACTCCTCGTCCATCTGCTGCGAGCGGCCCACCAGTTCGACCCGCATGTGCAGGCCGAGGCCCTCGACGAGCTGGCGCAGCCGCACCTCCTGCGGGCCGTCGCCGAAGATCCGCAGCTTCCAGTCGGGGAAGTCGCCCGCGATGCGGTTGAAGGCGTGGATGGCGTGGTCGAGCTGCTTCTCCGGGGTCATCCGCGCGGCCAGCACGATGACCTTGTTCTGCAGGTCGGAGCGCGGACGGTAGCCGTCGGACACCGCGTTGGGGATGGTGACCAGCTCGGGTGCGGCGTCGCCGAGGGAGTCGGCGAACCAGTCGTTGGTCCGCTCCGTCAGCGATACCAGCGCGTCGATCCGCGGGCCGTACACCAGCAGCGGCTCGCCGGAGACGCCGCGCAGCTGGGAGGCGCGGTGCTCCTCGTGCACGGTCACCACCCGGGCCGGGGCCAGTTCTGCGGCGGCGGCCATCAGCGCCGGGGTGGTGGTGACCAGCACGTCGCAGTCCAGCATGGGCAGCGCGGCCGACATCTCGACGTCGGAGAGCCGGGTGAAGGTGTTCTCCCAGACCGGCTTGATCAGTTCGCTGGGCAGCGACTCCAGCGTCCTGCACGCCGTCTCGTCCAGCGTGCTGCGGCGCACCGGGCGGCCGTACGCGCCGGTCCTGTCGACCAGGTAGCGCCGCTTTATCTGCTGCGCCGCCGAGAAGAACGGCTCCCGCCGGGTCTTGAAGACGCTGATGACCTCGACGTCGTGGCGAGGGGACAGATGGATCGCCTGGGTGTAGGCGGCCATCTCGGTGCCGCCCATCTCGTCGCCCCAGGTGAGCAGAAATGTGATCTTCATGCGTCCTCGTTGGTTCCGATAGCCGCACAGGCCACCGCGAAGGCTCCGCCAGGCGTCAGATAGGCGTGCACACGCGTCAGGGAGCCGTCCCCGAGCGAGATGACGCGGAAGGGGGTCCTGAAGACCTGCTTGGGGTGGCGCACCTGCGTCAGCCGCTTGGCGATCTTCAGTTTGGTGCGCCCCGCGCGCAACTGGACGTCCCAGGTGCGCTGGACGCCGGGGCCGCCGGTCATGGTCCGCAGCGGCAGGTCGAAGGTGAAGCTGTCGCCGTCCCACACCAGCGGTATCGGCACCGACTTGTTGGCGCCGCGCCTGACGACCTCCGCCGCGTACTGCCCCAGCGGGTGGCGGGGGGCCAGCAGCCGGCCGCGTACGGTCACCCGGTCCCAGCGCAGGTCGAAGCCGGACAGCTCCGCCTGGTGGGCAGGGGCCGAGACCTTGAGCATCGCGCGGCCGTCGACCGAGCGCACCGCGCGGAAGACCGCGCCGCTGGACTCGGACGGGGAGGTGGGGAGCATCGGGCCGTGCACCGTGGAGAAGGCCGGCGCGGACAGGTCGGCCCTGGTCTCGCGGCCGCCGGTGTCGGTGACGACGACGCTGAAGCGCCATATGCCGGCGTCGAGCAGCAGGCCGCGCGCCGTGTCGTCCTCGCCCTCGGCATAGCGCAGCGGCACCGTCGCCGTGAGCAGCAGGGTCCCGGCGGACTCCGGCTCCAGGTCCAGGTCGACGCTGACCCGCCGGCTGCCGTGGACCAGCTCCAGGCGGGCGGCTGCGGGGTCGGCGGACTGCCGGGGCAGCGGAACCGCGACATTGAGCGTGCGGCCGCCGAGCACCGACAGGTGGACCGGCGCGATGACCGGCCGCGGGCGGACGCCGGTGCCGAGCGCGGGCACGGTATTCATCCGCTCGACCTTGCGGCGCACCCGTACCGCCATGGTTCGGGCGCGCTTTGCCGCGCCCACCGCGTAGGGCAGGAGCGATTCACTCACGGCGCACGTGTCTCCCGTTCTCATCCGTCGGCCAGCGCATCGTGTCAAGGATGCCAAAGATCAGCAAGTTGGCCGAATGTTCAATTCCAGTTCCTGGCAATTCACCTGCGAGTCAAACCGATATGTGACGCGGATCACCGCTTCAGTTGAAACCCGCGTCACCGCCGGCCGCTCTTGTGAGCCGAGGCGGTGGAAATGATCGCACAACGGGTGAACGGAGCCTGAACGTTGAATCGCTTGCTGGACGTGGGAAGCCCCGGCCCGACGCGCCGCGCCGCCGTCGGCGTGCTGGCCGGAGCGCTGACGGGGGTCACGCTGGAAGGCTGCACCAACGGGTCGCACCCGAGCGCGGCCAGCGAGGGCGGCATCCCCGCCAGGCCGCTGCCGATGTCGTCCACCGTCGGCTTCCGGGCGCGGACCAGGCCGCTGGTGATGCAGGTGCTCGCGCACCCCGACGACGACCTCTTCTTCATGAACCCGGACACGGTCGCCGGCATCGACCGCGACGTGCCGATCGTGTCGGTGTACGTCACCGGCGGCGGCTCCTTCGGTGTGAACCAGGCACTCGGCGCCCCCAAGGCCAAGCACGACGTGCCCGCCTACGTCTCGGCACGGCAGCAGGGGCTGCGCCAGGCGTACGCGCGGATGCTCGGCGCCCCGGTCTTCACGCGGTGGCGGCGGACCGTACTCGACCTGCCCGGCGGCACCCAGGCCGAGGTCCACTCGCTCGGGCACGGCGGCAGGCACGCCGACCTGGTCTTCCTCAACATCGACATGCACAACAGGACACCGCACGGCATGGTCGGCATGGCCGGCCTGTGGGCGACACCCGGCGCCCAGGTCCGCACGGTGGTGGTGCCCGGCTCCGAGGTGCGCACCTCGCGCGCCTACCGGCGGCAGACCCTCCTCGACAGCCTGGTGCGGATATTCGAGACCTACCGGCCGAGCCTGATCCGGACCCTCGACCCGGACCCCGACATCCAGGTGCACGACGCCCGCCACCCGCGCGACAGCGACCAGACCGGCTTCTCCGACCACATCGACCACACCGCGGTCGCGCTCTTCACCTGGCGCGCGATGGCGCAGTGGGTCGACGGGGCCGCGGCCGGCGGCAGAGCGCCGGTCTTCCTCACCGACGTCTACCGCGGCTACTACAACCAGCGCTGGCCGCACAATCTGCCGCAGGACACCGTCCGCATGAAGAGCGGCCTCCTCGACGTCTACGGCGGCGACCCCTCGTGGCACTGCGGCGACCCGCAGGGCTGCGGCGACTACTCGGTCGGCCAGGGCTCGGCGCTGCGGTCCCCGAAGGGATGGGTGCGCAGCACCCACTACCGCTATCCCACCGCGGGACCCCGGGTGGTCGGCGCCGGGGAGGGCCGGGCCACCGCCTACGGAGTGCTCAGCACCAGGGCCGCCCGCTGGACCAGGAGCGCGGGCGGTGCCTGGAGCGCCCCCGAGGACCTGGGCGGCGGACCGCTGGCACCCGCACTCAGCGTGGTCACCGGGGCCGGCGGACGCGACCTGGTCTTCGCGCTGCGCTTCTCCGGCCTGGAGGCCGACAAGCAGCACAACACCCGGGAGGTCGTGGTGCTGGAAGGCGTCGGCCCCGACCCCGTCGCAGCGCCGGCCTGGCGCAGCCTCGGCAATCCCGAGCAGGACCCCGCCCGCGGCCGGCGGGTCGGCCCGCCCACCGCGG includes:
- the rplU gene encoding 50S ribosomal protein L21; the encoded protein is MYAIVRSGGRQHKVAIGDIVEVDKIPTGKVGDAVELSTLLVVDGEAVTSDPWVLAGIKVEAEIVDHHKGQKIDILRYKNKTGYRRRQGHRQQYTALKITGIPAAAAK
- the rpmA gene encoding 50S ribosomal protein L27; this translates as MAHKKGASSTRNGRDSNAQRLGVKRFGGQVVNAGEIIVRQRGTHFHPGSGVGIGKDDTLFALSAGAVEFGTKRGRRVVNIVPAA
- the obgE gene encoding GTPase ObgE, coding for MTTFVDRVELHVGAGNGGHGCASVHREKFKPLGGPDGGNGGRGGDVVLVVDQDITTLLDYHHSPHRKATNGKPGEGGNRSGKDGTDLVLPVPDGTVVMDKHGNVLADLVGQGTTYVAGQGGRGGLGNAALASARRKAPGFALLGEPGIARDVVLELKTVADVALVGYPSAGKSSLISVLSAAKPKIADYPFTTLVPNLGVVTAGSTVYTIADVPGLIPGASEGRGLGLEFLRHVERCSVLVHVLDTATLESDRDPATDLDVIEAELRAYGAGLEDRPRIVVLNKIDVPDGRDLAEIIRPELESRGYQVFEVSAVSHEGLKELSYALAKIVADTRAAQPAQESTRVVIRPQAVDDAGFTVTAEEDNLFRVRGEKPERWVRQTDFTNDEAVGYLADRLNRLGVETELLKAGAKPGDGVAIGPDDDAVVFDWEPSMAAGAEMLGRRGEDHRFDAPRAAVSRRRDRQAERDDPEAEYRDFDPFE
- a CDS encoding GtrA family protein: MPRLSPQLLQIVRFALVGGVNTATFYGFYLALHPVMPYFAAYSLAFVLSMIGSFFLNTYFTYRTRPTWKKFFLFPLTNITNYVVTSIGVYAFVEWANMNDKIAPLVAAAAAIPFTYILSRRILTKDTPPATAF
- a CDS encoding glycosyltransferase family 2 protein; its protein translation is MRLSIVVPCYNEEAVIELFDLRIRETLETLAVDYELCYVDDGSKDGTLERLRGLARKNPGSTRYVSFSRNFGKEAGMLAGLREATGDAVVLMDADLQHPPELISRMLELHHLGHDQVIARRTREGDKKVRSAVSRLYYRMINKWVDVELTDGVGDFRLLSRAAVDALLSMPEYNRFSKGLFSWIGFDTVTFDYRNAAREAGETKWRFGALVNYGMDGLISFNNRPLRVAIYAGLGLAALAAVYAAVITVQAIIEGPTAPGYVTLLVAITGLGGLQMMMLGLIGEYIGRIYYETKRRPHFLVKETNAPRAFRVGDQAGAPATEERAPSASERRDWSEIR
- a CDS encoding stealth family protein, whose product is MRNPEAPRLLGVYRRAVPESARKAIASRVDSDLRKQVKLRIAGATAAAERVRAARVGKRHQALLDRPDRLVMTVGREPKVALVIPGVTPLTARRANLDAVLDCLEAAGLSHFCVRGRSETAAAVAVREDDREAVLAALTALCAEEPGYVTPVAANNPVPEDSLPGYEPAAWRKVAAAGVFRLTWYRCDEHGKLALGTRYGCDIEFWAEEDGRLVAPRPGKLAEDIPADSKPVQAAEAFFTDLAPRDTGAGPLHEVPTREHFAIHPTGEVRFPVDVVYTWVDGADPAWLRRRADFSGEGYHEEAANAARYLSRDELRYSLRSLHMYAPWVRKVFLVTDDQTPSWLDAEHPGIQVVSHREVFRSASSLPTFNSHAIESQLHHIEGLSEHFLYFNDDVLLGNEVTPQDFFLANGLTKFFPSPALVPLGERTADDPPVAAAGKNNRRLIEERYGSVLVQKMKHMPHPLRRSVLAEIEAEFAAEYRQTESSHFRSIDDISIASSLHHYFAFATRRAVPSELPYTYIDLTHPWTETRLGRLLARRDKTVFCVNDTVSTGEDVSEQKDLITPFLEAYFPVPGPFEKQ
- a CDS encoding stealth conserved region 3 domain-containing protein translates to MKITFLLTWGDEMGGTEMAAYTQAIHLSPRHDVEVISVFKTRREPFFSAAQQIKRRYLVDRTGAYGRPVRRSTLDETACRTLESLPSELIKPVWENTFTRLSDVEMSAALPMLDCDVLVTTTPALMAAAAELAPARVVTVHEEHRASQLRGVSGEPLLVYGPRIDALVSLTERTNDWFADSLGDAAPELVTIPNAVSDGYRPRSDLQNKVIVLAARMTPEKQLDHAIHAFNRIAGDFPDWKLRIFGDGPQEVRLRQLVEGLGLHMRVELVGRSQQMDEEWAKAGLCLLPSRNEAFPLVLLEMFAAGVPVVAYDIVTGPSEIIRHDVDGLLVPPGDIELLAEAMARLVGDEETRHAFGKAARQGVYERFNGDGITARWEELFNRLVAERDDPKRLSRRADRTALRVAAGGTRNFTVAAPVSTLANSADEQKAREVIIQAQDRSLVRSAGRLAEVSDTVNGPQMLRTNLEISAKVLEDAGIPYILLRAEGVQYRIAVPVEERSRVLEAMSTALHGKPVYAELITPRGAAPGAVLAERLRDVGEVAGLRVFKPMTTNSRTLRYGPAYGCSLEFWAVDEEDGWRSTPRASTLLGRRLPNLEATAKLRVGERDYPTLAPFTKQLMWDVDYPIDVVYTWVDGNDPAWQARRNAVRRERGLEVAENSDADNGDVRFRNRDELRYSLRSLEMYAPWVRNIYLVTDDQVPDWLDTSCPDVKVVSHREIFADQDDLPTFNSHAIESQVHRIEGLSEHFLYLNDDFFIGRPLSPELFFLSNGIGKFFRSPVAVPPTEPSDEDEGYFAAAKNNRKLLEGTFGRIATQSFLHAPHPLRRSILAEIAEKYPQEVARTAANPFRGNTDISITSSLHHHYGYLTGRSVPGTISCSYVNAGDYDHHSVLGRMLASRNYDVFCIGESPDAEVPEEEQARVMHAFLNAYFPVKSRFERD